The following are encoded in a window of Hemicordylus capensis ecotype Gifberg chromosome 12, rHemCap1.1.pri, whole genome shotgun sequence genomic DNA:
- the METTL27 gene encoding methyltransferase-like protein 27: MAAPSRSRNVAEVQRRVAQVHHWADLEQQFRFYDSWASDYEEDVTVLQYRVPKLAAACLSSAFQGLLGDLLVLDVACGMGLVAQEQQAKGFRCLHGLDGSPGMLEHARWKGLYQDLKQCMLGQDALPDPAGCYDAVLIVGALSEGQVPAEVVPELLCVAKPGGYLCLTTRENRTNLPYKARLEQLMDDLEQRGLWEKVVMQEVGNWERAKSEEEAEQGLDYISGVVYLYRKKADPS; the protein is encoded by the exons ATGGCCGCCCCCAGCAGAAGCAGGAACGTGGCTGAAGTGCAGCGTCGCGTGGCGCAAGTGCACCACTGGGCCGATCTGGAGCAGCAGTTCCGCTTCTACGATTCCTGGGCCTCCGACTACGAAGAg GATGTGACAGTGCTGCAGTACCGAGTGCCCAAGTTGGCTGCTGCCTGCCTAAGTTCTGCATTCCAGGGACTCCTCGGTGATCTTCTGGTGCTTGACGTCGCCTGTGGCATGGGACTTGTAGCCCAGGAG CAGCAGGCAAAGGGCTTCCGTTGCCTGCACGGCCTGGACGGCAGCCCCGGCATGCTGGAACACGCACGCTGGAAGGGGCTGTACCAGGACTTGAAGCAGTGCATGCTGGGCCAGGACGCCTTGCCAGACCCAGCAG GTTGCTACGACGCTGTTCTGATTGTGGGTGCGCTCAGCGAAGGACAGGTGCCTGCCGAGGTGGTCCCCGAACTGCTTTGCGTTGCCAAACCAG GGGGCTACCTGTGCCTGACCACGCGGGAGAACCGGACCAACCTGCCGTACAAGGCCCGGCTGGAGCAGCTGATGGACGACCTGGAGCAGCGGGGATTGTGGGAGAAGGTTGTGATGCAGGAAGTGGGAAACTGGGAGAGGGCGAAGTCGGAGGAGGAAGCCGAGCAGGGCTTGGACTATATCTCTGGCGTGGTCTATCTGTATCGGAAGAAGGCCGACCCCAGCTAG